The sequence TTGATTTCTGTGCTGATGAAGCGGGTGTTGCCGTGGGTGTCGGCTTCGTGGCTGGTGGGGgaacttcatcttcagagAAAGACTCCCATGCAGCCTCCTGAATAGTTACTGTGTACAGGATTTAGCAATGTGCTGGCGCAAACATGATCATGCAACTTACCCATATATCCCTGATCATCCAATATGCGCTTCTTTTTCATGACTCGCCGCTTGCCTCTTCGGCGGCCATTGCTAGAATTTGATATCACCTCTGCAGGTTCTTTATCCTCCTTAGGCTGTTCGGGTTCAGGTTCGGGTTCGGGCTCGGGCTCAGAGGCCTCTTCCATTTCCTCATCTGAtttctcattctcatcttcgtttttgggctcttccttttcgtctgcttcatcttcaggATCCTCCATCATACGCAGAAGCTGCTCTTCACGTTCCTTTCTTGTTCGTTTCAGTGCCTCCAAGTCTATTGACTTGGAATCGGGTAAATCCTCTTCGTCAGCTTCACCATCATCAGATAGGGCCATACTggtatcttcttcctttggcTTGGGTTCCGGCTTAGGCTTGGGTGGTTTCGCTGCTGCCCTAGCAAAGGACTGCATGATACCTCCAGAAGAACCCCTCTTTAACGATGGGGGAGGTTTCTTTCCAGCACTCGATGTTGGAGTAGTATCAGCAGATGTGGCTTCTTTAGTCTCTTGCTTGACTTTCTCCGCTTGACTAGGTTTTGGCGTAGCCGATTGTGTCTCCTGTTTGACAGCTTTATGTGCACTCGGGGCTGGGGCCGGGACCGAAACTGGTGGACGACCCTTCCGGTCCTTCTTGCGGGCTTTGGGATTCGCGATTAATCCGTAGGTATCCAGCATTTTCGCAGCATCCTCAACCTGTCTATACTCAGACAGCGACTTTGAGACGTCAGAGAGCAGTGCCAGGTCTCTTTGAGGGAATGGAGctaggctatatatatgcagAGACGTGACTTCTTCATATTCGGCCAATGCATCTAAGTAGACTATTAGCAAACTGTCACAGCATACTCTATCGACATGATCAGACCTTTTAGGCCGTCTTCCGCTACTATGGTAACCGTTTTGGCGGGTGCATAGTCAGAGAGGAGTTCTGGTTCAGGTGCTGAGTTGTCCATCTCAGCATCGCCATTCTCTGGCTCTCGGTCTTCCGTTTTGGACCCATAGATCAGGTAGGTAGCATGAATCGAATTTGCTTTAGAAGCATTCTGACTCTCATAAAATTCATATAGCTTCCTAAGTCCTAAATCAATATGCAATTCATAACAAAATAAAGAGGGCTAAACTCACTGTTTAGCAACATTCACCCGAAGGTTGAGCGCTCTGCTTAGCAGACGATATGTCACCTGCGCCAAACACAGATTCTTAGTTTAGAGAACCCCAGCACGTATTGCAGCAATTGAAGAAAAGCGCATCTCTACTTACCGGCACCTCTTCACTCAAGAGCCGATCGGAGAGGTATTTCTGGGTATCGTCCATGGCTGCGCTCTTTGGTCTAGTCTACAATCCAGATAAATGGCAGATTATTCCGTACAGCTGGGCACGCAAGCTTGCAGTCTCGACCTGGCAGCTCTCCAATTGGGCCCACGCGCGTTCAGCACTTAACACGAACTCACGTGGCCGTCATTTGATATACTCGCTTTGTAGCATATTTACCTCTTTAACGCAGACAGACAACCTTGAGGGCCGCTCCGGCCGCTGCATTTAGCTATGCATGTAATATGTATATGCATTTAGTAGATGAAATTCCGTCTCTCCAACGCGTCGGTCGCGACGACGGCGCATTCAGAATCCTGGTCGTTAATGGTAAGCTTTGTCTTTGCCTTGCTCAGCGCTGCCAGCCAATATTCGAGAATAATTTGTTTTCCCCTCCTCTGTCACAACCGGAGCATTGACGACGCCGCGATTTGTAAAAGTATAGCGAATCCAAATAGTTTTCATttgctttcattttcttctttttaggATATTCAGACCTGCTTGCCTTTATGGCCGCCTCCGACGATGTTCCAGATTCAACCGACTGGCTCTCGACGCCACTATCTGGCTTCGCAGCTGTTGAAGCCGCCTTGCGATGCCAAGTATGCAAAGACTTCTACAAGACACCGATGATCACCTCCTGTTCGCATACATTCTGCTCCATCTGTATTCGGAGGGCACTGTCCAACGATGGCAAATGTCCCATGTGTCGCTCGACGGAGCAAGAGTTGAAACTTCGAAGCAACTGGTCCATGGAGGAAACAGTAGAAGCATTTACCAAAGCACGGGTGACTGCGCTGAGTCTTGCGCGCAATCACAGGCCGAGAAGCCAATCGCCGAAAAGGAAAGCGATCGAGGCGTCTCCGCATGCGCACGAACCGAAGAGACTGCGCACATCAGCTAGATTAAGCAAAAGTCGAGGAGAGCAGGCAATAGCAACGACTCCGACAATGACGGCTGAAGAACAGACTGTTCCTGATTCGAATAacgaggacgatgacgaggaatATGTGCCTGATACTCGTGAGTGCACATACACATCTTCGGTTCCCGACGTCACGGCTGACAATGTACTTTCGCAGCGAATGGTCTTGTGCCCTGTCCCATGTGTAACAGAAAGATGAAGGAATGGCAGGTATTTGGGCATCTGGAATCGTGCCCAGGTccttcggcggcggcaaataGTCCGAGCAACAATACTGATTCTGAAAATACCTTTTCCTTCGGGCAATCTCAGCGGAAACAGCAAAAGACACTCGAGCGACTCCCTCCCCTCAACTATTCCATGTTAAAAGAGCAGGCGCTGCGGAAAAAAATGCTAGAATTAGGGCTCAACAATCAAGGACCTCGCATTCTCTTGGAAAAGCGCCATAAAGAGTGGTTGACACTATGGAATGCGAATTGCGATGCGGCTACGCCGAAGAAGCGCTCAGAGCTGCTCCACGACCTGGATATCTGGGAGCGCACACAGGGTGGCCGAGCACCCACCTCTGGCCGAGTAATACAGACTGCGGCGGTGATCAAGGACAAAGACTTTGATGGTGCTGCATGGGCAGCTAAGCACGACTCTTCATTTAGAGACCTCATTGCGAGCGCTCGTAGAAATGGAGAGGcggcaaaaaagaaattggaGGAGGCAAATAAATCAACCAGCGATCAGCCGCAGAGCTCAACAAGTCAGCCTCCAGACTTGATGGTTATTTCATCATCCCAACCGCCAGCCTCTAGCAGTTCAGCAGCCCGAGGAAATAGAGAAGAGTCAGGAGACGCATCGGATCTACAATCACTACCCCCTAACGTTGCTGAACCAATGGCTTGGGAGGCATCACAACGGCCAATAGACCAAATACCAACAGCCGAAGCGTCAGAAATACGTAATATAGCTGGAAGTAGATAAATATTAGCGTGTGCATATTCTGATACCAAAAAGCAATGATACCCATCTGGTTTGAGCGTAGTTGATTGGGAATTATGAATGAATATAATGAAATTACAGCGCAAATCTCGCAAGATCCTACTACTGAAAATTGCTTCTATTGAAACTATAACGACCCTTTGCTCATGCTATTTGTCAAAGAATAAAACGTGTGTATCCATCCATCACGCCCATACCTATACCTTGAAATCAGTATACAGCCCTGCCTTGCAAAAAAAGCCTTTGTAATTCCAGCTCATGAGTATATTCCGAATGATGACCCTTCCTCTTACAACCTATTTCTCCTCTACCCATCGAGCGTCAGCTTCGCAATACCAGTCGCTCTTGTTGGTGATTGCGCCCCCatcctctctgcctcttctgttGGCACAGATGGCAGCTCATCCAGCTCCTTTCTAGCTTTAGCAGCTTCCCTGGCCTCCTCCTTACGGCgttgcttctcttcctcttccttcttctgctccatTTCCAAAGCCTCCAACTCATCATCAATCTCCCCTTCATCCACAACGATGCCAGTGGGCTCAGACAAAATGGCAGTCAACTCATCCGTCGCGCTCATTTGCTCTCTGAGATGATCCATTGTAGTCTCGACCCTTTCGGAGCCACCAATTTGGGCGTTGAGGCTCTTCAGCGCACTGGCCGATGATTCCATAACCTTGACCAACTGTACTTGGTCAGAAGCCTGCTGTAGCCTCGAAGCTACCTCTTCAAGCTGGTTCAGAGTGGCATAACGTGTTGATAAAGAAGATTCGGCTCGTTTCTTCGATTTGAGCGCTGCTAAGGCTGTTACGCGATTCTTCCGTAGGACTGCATTCTTTGCCTCTTGATCTAGTTCGTCTATCCGCTTGTTAAGCAGATTAACTTGATGTTCCAGGCTGCCCACCAGCTCCTTTATGGATGCGATAGACGCATCCTCCTCGGTGATCCCTCTTTCTTCACCAACTCCCTGGATGCGGACAATGTCGCCATTGTATTCGATCATATCCTTATCTCGAGAGAGGAATTTCAGTAACACATCAAAATCTGTCCCAGACAGTCGCTGATCTTTAGCCAGCACTGATTCGAATAGTGCTTGAAATTGGGCCCGCGTGAAGACTCGGTCATACCGTGATGTTCTTTCGGCAATGGTCTCTCCCAGCTCCCGGCTGGTTGCTTCTACATTCTTCATGACAACGTAATTGCCCTTGGGTATCTTATCTTCGCCTCGAGTCGGGTCGATAACTCCTATCTGCCGCAGGGCCCATCCCATTACATTCCATGGCACCTGCGACCAaccctgctggtggtggtataTATTCTGGGTTGACTGCAGAAAGGTCTGCAGGGGAATCAGATCCTTTTGTGCCAGCGCTTCGTTTATGACAGTGCCGAGCGCCAATGGTTGGCCGAATTGTTTGCTACTTAGCGACCGTCGTAGTGATTCGTCGATATCGAAAACGAGGGCGCTGGACTTGGAGCCCTGGCGAGATAATAGCCCTTCAGAGGCTAGCCTCGCGAGAGCAAGTAGCCAGGCTGAGATGTTCGCGTGGTAGCCATCTGGATTCAGAGTCTTTTGCGAGCGAAAGTCGGAATACAGCGCAGGGAGTCGAGTTCTGCCACAGTCAGTACGAGCACTACGCGATTGTCCAAAGAAAATTGGATGATGCAATCGGATTGAGTATCGCTTACTTGCGGAAGTTTGGATCGTGCTCGACCAAGTAATCAGCTAGCTCGCCCATTTTGATTCTACAAGAGAATCGCAACAGCTATTTCAATTCCACGCGCCGCAAACAGATGCGCCTATGATGTCGCTTCCTAGATGCTTCTCATAAGCATTGATGAAGGAACTGCACGTGTACTGTCTCGCGACTAATACAAGCTGCTGGAGTGTTTGGTGTGATGACAGGCAAACGTTCCTTGCGGGAGCTGTGCCGCCGCTAAGGCGCTTTAGCTTTACTGCCCGATTATTTGGTGCATGTGATATCACTCTTCTCAGCCACTTGTGTCACTTTGGTGATCCCACTAGGTACATTATAAGTCCAAAAGCATTGCAAGCGCATTAGTAGATACATGGTCTATCTACAAGTAAAAAAAGGCCTGCCTTTCATTCATCTACGCTCAGAACTGATAGATACAACGTCGTTCAAGACAAGGCTAATTATTAGTAACGGCCCATTAATAACATGACACTCGGACGAAAAGTAGACAAAGACGAAAAGCCTCCCAATAGTCCATGTCTTTGAACGGCTCGTCTTTCATCAGCGCTTGTAACCATTGATCCATTTATCCTCCTCGTAACTAACCCAATTCCATTATCCTATTCAAAACCCTCTTTATCTATATCTTCATTGGTATCTTTGCTCATTTCCTCATTGTGCAGGGGTGCCGTTTCCAACGCTCCGCCGCGGGCTAGATTGCTTGCTCTCCTTGAGCGCATATCGGTCAACGCCTCGCTCTCTTCGTCTATGCCATCGTCAATCGCGTCCTCTGGTATGCTCCGATCATGCCCAGCCGGAAATTCCAGTTTCTCTGTTAGCTCACGCTGCAGCGAGTCCATCGTCTCCCGAGCGCTTGCGAAGCGCGATATACCTTGGCCGTGCGGCAGCGTTTCGTACATTCTCTTGGCTTCATTCAGGCATCGTTGGGCCGGAATATGCTTGGATTGTTGGGCCCAGGCTCTTGCAGCAAAGACGCTCCAGGCTGCTGACTTTCTCCGTCGACTGCCCCAGCTCCAACTGCCGACACCTGGCTTGGAGGCATAGCAAATCGCCAACCGCTCCTTGACTAGGGCATCTCCAATCCTACCCAGGATCTTTGATTCAAGTAGACGAGTGCACCATCGTGCGGCATCATCGATACTGGAGCCTCCTCTTAGTCGTAGAAGCTCCTGGGCCAAAATCAAAGTCCTCGTCGCCCCATATGGAGAGCTGCACCGTGTATTATACGAATAGAATGCAGACTCTAGCATTTGATCCACAGTCTCCGCGCGGCTCTTAGATGTTAATTGCTGTGGCATGAGGAGCAGGCTAAGAGCAGCCATTTCGTTCGTTGCGGCGTGGTATTTCCAAGCCTTTGACTCGCTAAAATCGGATCGCAGTAGGTCATAGGTCGAATGAGCCAATTTCCAATCGCGCAACATAAAGGCAAAATCAGCTAGTTTCCTCATGATGGCTTCCGATGTATCAGCACGGTAGAAGCCCGAGGGATCATAGCCGTCTTTGCTGGTATTGacgttgttgctgctggatgaGGACCGCGAACTGCTGCCGAACCCTGTCCATCTTTTTGATAAGCTCATAAATCTTCCGGTGATTCCCCTACGTCTAGAGGCAACTTGGTCGTTCCAGATCGTGGCGTGGCGTTCCATGGTAGGAATAATCGATTGCATTAGCATTTCGCGCACAAACGTGCGGATAGCAGTAGCATCAGATTCAAAAATGTATCGTGATGGATCTTCAAAATCCTCATCGTTCTCGCTTCGCCGGATTTCTGCCAACTCTTCAGGTGCAGACATCCAATCGCTTCGGGGGAGAGGGATGCTATCATCGTCCGTTTCCACACTCTGGCTACATCGTAGCCTCAACAAGTGGCAATGAAGTCCAAGGTGCCGCTTCATTTGCTCAAATAAGCCCATAGATCTCGTAATGTCATCATTCTCCTCATCATGAACCAATACATAGTATCTCAGGTAATCCCCATCTACCCACGAGGGCAATTTCTTCTCGCCCTGGCTGGTTTCAGAGTACAGTCTCCGTAGCTCTTCAATAGGAGCGGGATTGCGGGAGCTGATAGCTATGATGCAAGCTACGGGATGAGCAAAGGTTTCGTGTGCCGAGATGGGCAATCCTGATAGAAGTCGCCGTAAATACAAAGCATAGTATGGTGAAGCAGCCTCAGAATCCGAGCCATATCTCATCATGATACTCTGGTGCGGCATTCCAAGAAACGATTCCTCTGCATAAGAAAGGTGTCGCTCAACAACGCTTTCGATATCGTTTATGGCCGATCTATTATCGGCACTTCTTTCTGGCACTCCGTTTGGATTTCGCAGCGGTGAAGCTTGCTGAGAACCAGACGATAGCGCATCTGGACGCTCTATGTTTTCGCCAAACCGTGTGAACCGTATAGAAAAGTCTTCAAATATTCGTCCAACACCGTTGCTATCCCTAATATTTACCTTTCCCTGGATATTCTCCCCAAAAGGCCGCAATAACTCCCATAGTCCATTCTGGAAACCCTTCTCACGAATTAAAGCCTCTGTATCGCGTGAAGCACAGACAGACACATGAGGCACAAATGATTTAAGGATCAGATTCAGTGGTTCGCCAGGATCATCTCCGACATTCTCTGGCAACACACGGTTCTGGCCTATGTCAAATACAGTGCTTGACAGGACTCTTGATGGGGATCCCCGCCCCGCAGGCGACATAGACCTTGATCCTGGAGGGGATAATGTCGAGGCGTATAAAGAGGCTGCAGAGGGGTTCGATTTTCGAAAGACGAGCGATGATTCCGACGGGGACGTTGGAAAAGGTTCAATCGTCGAGGTCGAATGCCTCATATAAGAGAATTTTGCGGCGGAGGCCGCGGCGGGCAGCGCCTGAATCGGTTCCGTAGACGATTCATCTTGAGGCCGTGGCATGAAGGCGACTTGGTGCGGTGGTTCCGCGCAGACAATTCAGGCGCTTGTGGTGACTTCATGCGGAGCGAGGGATCAGAGTAGGGTCGCGAAGGTCTGACGTTGTGATACGGCTCTGCATATTCCGCTTGCGAAGCGTGCTGGCGCTGGGGCGTCGGGAGATGTCACTTGCCTTGATGCCACGATCGGCTTCTCATATGATATCAAAAGCCCCGACTTCTGCTACGTACTTGCACCGCCCCATATGACTGTACCGGGGTGTCGGCTCTCCGTTCTCCGATCAGCTTCGATATGTGCATAGCCAGGTACCTAcatagtagtactactacctgcTATCCAATTATAGTAGCAGCTCTATATCAACTTCTTGtccatctctccatcatctaTTTCGTGATTAAAAAGTAGCTTTAAAGTATTTGAAGCTATACTTTGCTATCGATATGCCATCAGATCTTTCTAGCTATTTAGCGTCAAAATATCTAGTTGCTGATCCAAAACCATCGTCAAAGAAGCGAAAGCGCAAGCAAGCAGATGCAACTTCAGGCCTACTAAtcaccgacgacgacgatacAGCCTGGAATAATGGCGCCGCACAAGACGACGGAGACGAGGATGGCCCATTGACCGTCACTGGGACAACAGCTGAATTCAGAAAAGCGAAGAAAAGCAGTTGGAAAACTGTAGGGAATGGTGGAAATGCCCAAGACAAGGACGACAGCGCCGCGGCTGCGGATGCAATCATCgcctcagccgcagcagagaATGATGCAGCGAGAGCCGCCGACGATGAGATGCCGATTGTCGAAGACAATGGAAGCGTGGTGAAAATGAGCGATGGAACGCATGCCGGTTTACAGAGCGCCGCCGCAGTCTCAGCGCAATTGAGACGGCGGCAGCAAGAGGAACGAGAAGACTTTGAGCGCCACCGGAAaaatgcaaaagaagaagagacagTTTATCGAGATGCCACCGGACGAAGAATCGATATTTCTATGAAGAGAGCGGAGGCAAGGCGCGcggcggctgaggctgaggaaaaggagaggctTGCCATCGAATCATTAAAGGGTGATGTTCAGCAAGAGAATGCGAGACGACGAAGGGAGGAGCTGGAAGATGCAAAGCTCATGACCTTCGCCCGGAAGgctgacgacgaagacatgAATAGAGAGCTCAAAGAACAGTCGAGATGGAATGATCCTATGGCACAGTTTATGGCTGAGAAAGATACAAGTCGTGGAGGCAAGAATTCAAAGCGCCGGCCAGTCTATTCAGGGACTGCAGCCCCCAATCGATATGGCATCAAACCAGGATACCGATGGGATGGCGTGGACAGAGGCAACGGGCTCGAAGCAGAGCGGTTCAAGGCAATAAATCGCCGTGAACGGAACAAGGGATTGGATTACGCTTGGCAAATGGATGAATAgtgataataataatgatacatagtatactttatatcATGAGATACCCTACGAGAACTAGGATTCCATAGTTCATCGTGATTTTCGACGCGTCGTCGCTATAATTCGTtctcttaaaaaaatattagaaatttttttttgaaaaagTTTAACCCGCCGTGAGGCTTGCGATTAACTCGCAATCAGTGTCTCAACAACCTCAAGGTTCCAACGCAGTTAGTTTCCAGCCAGGTTTGTCATCTTGGATCGAGGGCATCCTCATTTTCTACGGCGCAGGCGCTTATCCGGCCCATAGTCGCACAACTGCTTAACAAGGCCGATCCATTCTTGCCTGGGCATTCGGCCCGGACCATCCCCAACGCGACCCTGGAATAGATTGATGAGATCACCAATAGTGATTCCATCTGCAGGTATCTTTTCCAAAATTTCCCACGATTCAATCAGACCACCAGACGAGGAGGGAGAAGCACCTGATTCATAAGCTATTAGTATAAACAATGATAGGGGATGGTGTTTAGGGGAGGAACATGAGCTCACCAGCTTGAGCAGGATTTGGACTACCCGCCCTGGATGCGGAAGGCGTTCCCCTTGAGCTGCCAATGAGcttgattttcttcttctgcatcgCTCCATCTGACATCTCGCCCGCTGTGAATTCACCGTCACTCCCAGAGCCTGCAGTAATCTTAGGACGGCGGACAGTGTTAGTCTGTAATCCAGGAGTGCTTGGTCGGCTATCAGTAGCCGCTCCCGatgccttcttcagcttttTTCTAGTCGACTCATTGCCGCTTGACTCTGATAAAGCAGGCGAACCGGCGCGTTTCAACGATTTCCCTTTCTTGCTCATCTCAGAGAGCTTCTGCTTGCCTTGTGGAGTGGTGGAGCCTTTCGCACTCTGCGATTTAGACTTATCTTTGCTATCGCCTTGGCCATCTTTGTTCTCTCCTTcctttttctcgtcttcttttccagcctcctcttcttcgtcggaGCTGTCATCGTCGCTCTATGGGCGTGGTATAAGCAATGCGTCAGTGCTAAGATTGAAGAAAGATTGAACTTACCGAACTGCTCCAGGGGTTGGAACCGGAGTCGTCACTCTCATATATATCTTCTCGATCTCTCTTGATTAAAGCCTTCTTCGTTGTCTTGCCATACTTTtgtctctccagctcctctctTAGCTGCTCTTGCAGTTCTTTATCGACTTCCTGCTCGTCTCCTTCACCAAACAGGTTCGCTCCCAGCTGCTCACGCCGAATTCGCTCTTTAGAATCCTTcgtatcttcatcatcgtttCGTTCAAAGTGCGgggcctcatcatcatcctggAATTCGTCACCCGAGATGTCAAGCTCGTCGtgttccatcttctccgcGCGTGAAGCAGCCTTGAAAGTATCACTTTCCGTCTTAATCATTTGCCCCCGTCCGTACAGCATCCGTCGTGTAGCTTCAAGATCGTTCAAgcccgccttcttctcctcgtcctTCATAACCCAACGGCCGACGTCGACCTTGCGGTTCATGAAAGCCTCCGCTTGGTCTATTGTGAAAGGTTGGAAGGGCGGCTTGGCATTGAACTTGTAGCTTTTTTCCAGCGGAACCATGCGAAAGACCGACTTGTCAATCATGAAGGCGACGCTAGATTCAGAAAGGGCAGCCACGTAGCTACCAACCCACACGTTTTTCCCATCTGCGTCTTCCAAGTGCCACGGCAGAGCCTCCTCATATCTCAAATCAGACTCTTTCTTCGCGGCCGATGTTTTTGGGGCCCGGTTGAACATggttttctcttccttctgtTTCTTTGGTCGCTTTGGAACGACCTCTTTGGCTACGGGCGCGATCTTAGCTTGATCGATAGCTCTCTGGGCTTCTCTTTCAGCCTTGATCTGTGCCATCCTTTCAGCCTCTTGCTCATCTACTGGTGGTCGTTCGggttcctcctccttcacaACTCTTCCTGGGGGCGGTTGGCGGGCATCACGTCGATGTAGAGTTACAGGCCTAGCAAATTCGTCCTGGTCCGTCGGATCAATAGGTTTGTCGCCCAATTT comes from Trichoderma asperellum chromosome 3, complete sequence and encodes:
- a CDS encoding uncharacterized protein (BUSCO:EOG092D20QX); this translates as MGELADYLVEHDPNFRKTRLPALYSDFRSQKTLNPDGYHANISAWLLALARLASEGLLSRQGSKSSALVFDIDESLRRSLSSKQFGQPLALGTVINEALAQKDLIPLQTFLQSTQNIYHHQQGWSQVPWNVMGWALRQIGVIDPTRGEDKIPKGNYVVMKNVEATSRELGETIAERTSRYDRVFTRAQFQALFESVLAKDQRLSGTDFDVLLKFLSRDKDMIEYNGDIVRIQGVGEERGITEEDASIASIKELVGSLEHQVNLLNKRIDELDQEAKNAVLRKNRVTALAALKSKKRAESSLSTRYATLNQLEEVASRLQQASDQVQLVKVMESSASALKSLNAQIGGSERVETTMDHLREQMSATDELTAILSEPTGIVVDEGEIDDELEALEMEQKKEEEEKQRRKEEAREAAKARKELDELPSVPTEEAERMGAQSPTRATGIAKLTLDG
- a CDS encoding uncharacterized protein (BUSCO:EOG092D1LC1), whose protein sequence is MPRPQDESSTEPIQALPAAASAAKFSYMRHSTSTIEPFPTSPSESSLVFRKSNPSAASLYASTLSPPGSRSMSPAGRGSPSRVLSSTVFDIGQNRVLPENVGDDPGEPLNLILKSFVPHVSVCASRDTEALIREKGFQNGLWELLRPFGENIQGKVNIRDSNGVGRIFEDFSIRFTRFGENIERPDALSSGSQQASPLRNPNGVPERSADNRSAINDIESVVERHLSYAEESFLGMPHQSIMMRYGSDSEAASPYYALYLRRLLSGLPISAHETFAHPVACIIAISSRNPAPIEELRRLYSETSQGEKKLPSWVDGDYLRYYVLVHDEENDDITRSMGLFEQMKRHLGLHCHLLRLRCSQSVETDDDSIPLPRSDWMSAPEELAEIRRSENDEDFEDPSRYIFESDATAIRTFVREMLMQSIIPTMERHATIWNDQVASRRRGITGRFMSLSKRWTGFGSSSRSSSSSNNVNTSKDGYDPSGFYRADTSEAIMRKLADFAFMLRDWKLAHSTYDLLRSDFSESKAWKYHAATNEMAALSLLLMPQQLTSKSRAETVDQMLESAFYSYNTRCSSPYGATRTLILAQELLRLRGGSSIDDAARWCTRLLESKILGRIGDALVKERLAICYASKPGVGSWSWGSRRRKSAAWSVFAARAWAQQSKHIPAQRCLNEAKRMYETLPHGQGISRFASARETMDSLQRELTEKLEFPAGHDRSIPEDAIDDGIDEESEALTDMRSRRASNLARGGALETAPLHNEEMSKDTNEDIDKEGFE
- a CDS encoding uncharacterized protein (BUSCO:EOG092D4H14); protein product: MPSDLSSYLASKYLVADPKPSSKKRKRKQADATSGLLITDDDDTAWNNGAAQDDGDEDGPLTVTGTTAEFRKAKKSSWKTVGNGGNAQDKDDSAAAADAIIASAAAENDAARAADDEMPIVEDNGSVVKMSDGTHAGLQSAAAVSAQLRRRQQEEREDFERHRKNAKEEETVYRDATGRRIDISMKRAEARRAAAEAEEKERLAIESLKGDVQQENARRRREELEDAKLMTFARKADDEDMNRELKEQSRWNDPMAQFMAEKDTSRGGKNSKRRPVYSGTAAPNRYGIKPGYRWDGVDRGNGLEAERFKAINRRERNKGLDYAWQMDE
- a CDS encoding uncharacterized protein (BUSCO:EOG092D2CO6) produces the protein MSAPSGNPNGPPRTQKPNPLRPLRKKPVNPLVSSSRKPVPKPNRPPTNNAASTSAQATANGTKPNIEELRKQYGGWSEPPPPYPFNDIPIMTTKKALLNGIRYHLMKFSQTKLGDKPIDPTDQDEFARPVTLHRRDARQPPPGRVVKEEEPERPPVDEQEAERMAQIKAEREAQRAIDQAKIAPVAKEVVPKRPKKQKEEKTMFNRAPKTSAAKKESDLRYEEALPWHLEDADGKNVWVGSYVAALSESSVAFMIDKSVFRMVPLEKSYKFNAKPPFQPFTIDQAEAFMNRKVDVGRWVMKDEEKKAGLNDLEATRRMLYGRGQMIKTESDTFKAASRAEKMEHDELDISGDEFQDDDEAPHFERNDDEDTKDSKERIRREQLGANLFGEGDEQEVDKELQEQLREELERQKYGKTTKKALIKRDREDIYESDDSGSNPWSSSSDDDSSDEEEEAGKEDEKKEGENKDGQGDSKDKSKSQSAKGSTTPQGKQKLSEMSKKGKSLKRAGSPALSESSGNESTRKKLKKASGAATDSRPSTPGLQTNTVRRPKITAGSGSDGEFTAGEMSDGAMQKKKIKLIGSSRGTPSASRAGSPNPAQAGASPSSSGGLIESWEILEKIPADGITIGDLINLFQGRVGDGPGRMPRQEWIGLVKQLCDYGPDKRLRRRK